One Siniperca chuatsi isolate FFG_IHB_CAS linkage group LG3, ASM2008510v1, whole genome shotgun sequence genomic region harbors:
- the LOC122873815 gene encoding uncharacterized protein LOC122873815 produces MAQHLKLRVIVGDDDYRRLDLHSGMPETLAEFHNTICQAFGIETDFRIQFMDPDFNNDFMNVTSVHDIKDRSTIKLVYMATLTLTPLNDVGLSPSSVMQNAPRTSGSSGAPVSNQTSPISSQASLPTTDSDDTIILPHSDNELRSRAWPREFPIPHFPYNVEVQLQRGNDSFRETGTQLKITPGLKSDILEKLAEEIFQYTAYPQNYQIDDVAEALIKKFPCLKEPSATGYYGWMISLKYKMANYRTKMQTIGFPEVTVNALKNKRSDDCLPAKNVKKPKKAEVNFCPSHPAGETDESLENVRLEMLNDVRQRNSASCVKKKMSKTFSYRRKEVVQENPAAGEFKARWPALFHIDEINAEFQRITTVPLETTFMAQLDSHLPQLTSLFNKKGGVSGQKLAKHLAILQEATSDINLKRAAVLKALCIYLGEDDGHLIREYKDIEGDDIQRDLQNSTMGVYVINKEGGEIGAHDDISIYVEGEIILDNIGSVAQACAMMLGVIYVLNMAYPKELKYSYEFIQKVLLKMDGERLSPKVRGLKNKIIAGL; encoded by the exons ATGGCACAGCATCTGAAGTTGAGAGTCATTGTGGGCGACGATGACTATAGAAGACTTGATCTCCATTCAGGAATGCCAGAAACTTTGGCAGAGTTCCACAATACAATTTGCCAAGCATTTGGAATTGAAACAGACTTTCGTATTCAATTCATGGATCCTGACTTCAACAATGATTTCATGAATGTTACATCAGTACACGACATAAAGGACAGAAGTACAATCAAGTTGGTGTACATGGCAACCCTAACTCTAACCCCCCTAAATGATGTGGGTTTGAGTCCATCTTCTGTAATGCAGAATGCTCCCAGGACTTCTGGATCATCTGGAGCACCAGTGAGCAACCAAACATCTCCCATTTCCTCACAGGCCTCATTGCCCACAACAGACTCGGATGACACCATCATTCTGCCACATTCAGACAATGAATTGAGATCACGTGCATGGCCACGTGAATTCCCCATTCCTCACTTTCCATACAATGTAGAGGTGCAGCTTCAACGTGGAAATGACAGCTTCAGAGAAACTGGCACTCAACTGAAGATTACTCCAGGGTTGAAGTCTGACATCTTAGAGAAGCTAGCCGAGGAGATCTTCCAGTATACAGCGTACCCACAAAATTACCAAATAGATGATGTAGCGGAGGCACTCATCAAAAAATTTCCCTGTTTGAAGGAACCATCTGCCACTGGTTACTATGGCTGGATGATCAgcctaaaatataaaatggcTAATTACAGAACAAAGATGCAAACTATTGGCTTTCCAGAAGTGACTGTAAatgctttgaaaaacaaacgTAGTGATGACTGCCTCCCAGCCAAAAATGTAAAGAAGCCTAAAAAGGCTGAAGTCAACTTTTGTCCTTCACACCCTGCTGGCGAAACGGATGAAAGCttagaaaatgtcagacttGAAATGTTGAATGATGTCAGACAAAGAAACAGTGCATCATGTGTAAAAAAGAAGATGTCAAAAACATTCTCCTACAGAAGAAAAGAGGTAGTGCAGGAAAATCCAGCTGCCGGAGAGTTTAAAGCCAGGTGGCCTGCACTTTTTCACATTGATGAG atAAATGCTGAATTCCAGCGCATAACAACCGTCCCACTTGAAACAACCTTCATGGCTCAGTTGGACAGCCATTTACCCCAGCTGACATCTCTTTTCAACAAAAAGGGAGGTGTTTCTGGCCAAAAACTAGCCAAACATCTGGCGATCTTGCAAGAG GCTACAAGTGACATCAATCTTAAAAGGGCAGCAGTCCTCAAGGCACTTTGCATCTACCTTGGTGAGGATGATGGACATCTCATTCGGGAGTATAAG GACATCGAAGGAGATGACATCCAGAGAGACCTGCAGAATTCCACCATGGGCGTATATGTCATCAACAAGGAGGGTGGAGAAATTGGAGCACATGATGACATTAGCATCTATGTTGAAGGAGAAATCATTCTGGACAACATTGGATCTGTAGCCCAAGCATGTGCAATGATGCTGGGAGTCATCTATGTATTGAACATGGCTTACCCCAAAGAGCTGAAATACTCCTATGAATTCATTCAAAAAGTGCTCTTGAAAATGGATGGAGAAAGGCTTTCCCCCAAAGTCCGTGGACTAAAGAACAAAATCATTGCTGGACTGTAG